In the Klebsiella aerogenes KCTC 2190 genome, one interval contains:
- the ynfE gene encoding selenate/tellurate reductase subunit YnfE — protein sequence MSYPEHSGGVSRRNLIKSSAIGSLALAAGGLSLPFSLRAAAAAVQQATGAEEKTVWGACSVNCGSRCALRLHVRDDEVVWVETDNTGHDIYGDHQVRACLRGRSIRRRINHPDRLNYPMKRVGKRGEGKFERISWTEALDTIAESLKRVVKEYGNEAVYINYSSGIVGGNMTRSSPSASPVMRLMNCYGGSLNQYGTYSTAQIACAMPYTYGSNDGNSTSDIENSKLVVMFGNNPAETRMSGGGITWYLEQARERSNARMIVIDPRYTDTAAGREDEWIPIRPGTDAALVAGIAWVLINENLVDQPFLDKYCIGYDEKTLPADAPANGHYKAYILGQGDDATAKTPQWASRITGIPADRIIKLAREIGMTKPAYICQGWGPQRQANGELSARAIAMLPILTGNVGINGGNSGARESTYTITIERLPVLENPVKTAISCFSWTDAIARGPEMTATRDGVRGKEKLAVPIKFLWNYAGNTIINQHSDINKTHDILQDESKCEMVVVIENFMTSSAKYADILLPDLMTVEQEDIIPNDYAGNMGYLIFIQPATTAKFERKPIYWILSEVAKRLGDDVHQRFTEGRTQEQWLQYLYAKMVAKDPALPGYDELKKMGIYKRKDPNGHFVAYRDFRRDPEANPLKTPSGKIEIYSSRLADIAARWQLEKDEVISPLPVYASTFEGWDDPLRSQFPLQMFGFHYKARTHSSYGNVDVLQAACRQEVWLNPIDAEKRGIKNGDMVRVFNQRGELRIPAKVTPRIMPGVTAMGQGAWHDANMAGDRVDHGACMNTLTTHRPSPLAKGNPQHTNLVEIEKV from the coding sequence ATGTCCTACCCAGAACATTCCGGCGGCGTCAGCCGTCGCAACCTCATAAAATCCTCAGCAATCGGTTCACTGGCCCTGGCTGCCGGCGGTCTGTCGCTGCCGTTCAGTCTACGCGCCGCGGCCGCCGCCGTGCAGCAAGCCACCGGAGCAGAAGAAAAAACCGTATGGGGGGCCTGCTCGGTTAACTGCGGCAGTCGCTGCGCGCTACGCCTGCACGTCCGCGACGACGAAGTGGTGTGGGTGGAAACCGATAATACCGGCCACGATATCTACGGCGATCATCAGGTTCGCGCCTGCCTGCGCGGGCGCTCTATTCGCCGGCGTATCAACCACCCCGATCGTCTAAACTACCCAATGAAACGCGTCGGCAAACGCGGCGAAGGAAAATTCGAGCGCATTAGTTGGACCGAAGCGCTGGATACCATCGCCGAAAGTCTGAAACGCGTGGTAAAAGAGTACGGCAACGAAGCGGTCTATATTAACTACTCTTCCGGAATTGTCGGCGGCAATATGACCCGCTCTTCCCCTTCCGCCTCGCCGGTAATGCGGCTGATGAACTGCTACGGCGGATCGCTTAACCAGTATGGTACCTACAGTACGGCGCAGATCGCCTGCGCCATGCCCTATACCTACGGTAGCAACGACGGCAACAGCACCTCGGATATTGAAAACAGTAAACTGGTGGTGATGTTCGGCAATAACCCGGCGGAAACCCGCATGAGCGGCGGCGGCATCACCTGGTACCTGGAGCAGGCGCGTGAGCGCTCTAACGCCCGTATGATCGTCATCGACCCACGCTATACCGATACCGCGGCCGGGCGCGAAGATGAGTGGATCCCGATTCGTCCCGGTACCGATGCCGCGCTGGTCGCCGGTATCGCCTGGGTATTGATTAACGAAAATCTGGTCGATCAGCCGTTCCTCGATAAATACTGCATCGGCTACGATGAGAAAACCTTGCCGGCCGATGCCCCGGCCAACGGCCACTATAAAGCCTATATTCTCGGCCAGGGGGACGACGCTACCGCCAAGACACCGCAGTGGGCCTCGCGTATTACCGGTATTCCCGCCGATCGCATCATTAAGCTGGCGCGCGAAATTGGTATGACCAAACCCGCCTATATCTGCCAGGGCTGGGGCCCGCAGCGCCAGGCGAACGGCGAACTCTCCGCGCGCGCTATCGCCATGCTGCCGATTTTAACCGGCAACGTCGGCATTAACGGGGGTAACAGCGGCGCCCGCGAATCGACCTATACCATCACCATTGAGCGCCTGCCGGTGCTGGAGAATCCGGTAAAAACCGCCATCTCCTGCTTTAGCTGGACCGACGCTATCGCTCGCGGGCCGGAGATGACCGCCACCCGCGACGGCGTGCGCGGCAAAGAGAAGCTGGCGGTCCCTATTAAATTCCTGTGGAACTATGCTGGCAACACCATCATTAACCAGCATTCCGACATCAATAAAACCCACGATATCCTGCAGGACGAGAGCAAATGCGAGATGGTCGTGGTTATCGAAAACTTTATGACCTCGTCGGCAAAATATGCCGATATTCTGCTGCCGGACCTGATGACCGTAGAACAGGAAGATATCATCCCTAACGACTATGCCGGCAATATGGGCTATCTGATTTTCATCCAGCCCGCCACCACGGCGAAGTTCGAACGCAAACCTATCTACTGGATCTTAAGTGAAGTGGCAAAACGCCTTGGCGACGATGTGCATCAGCGCTTCACCGAAGGACGAACTCAGGAGCAGTGGTTACAGTATCTGTACGCCAAAATGGTCGCCAAAGATCCGGCGCTGCCGGGTTATGACGAGCTCAAGAAAATGGGCATTTACAAGCGTAAAGACCCGAACGGCCATTTCGTCGCCTATCGCGATTTCCGTCGCGACCCTGAAGCGAATCCGCTAAAAACCCCCTCCGGCAAAATTGAGATTTACTCCAGCCGCCTCGCCGATATTGCCGCCCGCTGGCAACTGGAAAAAGACGAAGTCATTAGCCCGCTGCCGGTCTATGCCTCCACCTTTGAAGGCTGGGACGATCCGTTGCGCAGCCAATTCCCGCTGCAAATGTTTGGCTTCCATTATAAGGCGCGTACCCACTCCAGCTACGGCAACGTCGATGTCTTACAAGCGGCCTGCCGCCAGGAAGTGTGGCTTAACCCCATCGATGCCGAAAAACGTGGGATTAAAAACGGCGACATGGTGCGCGTCTTTAATCAGCGCGGCGAACTGCGTATTCCGGCAAAAGTTACGCCGCGTATTATGCCTGGGGTAACGGCGATGGGTCAGGGAGCATGGCACGATGCCAATATGGCTGGCGATCGCGTCGACCACGGCGCCTGCATGAATACCCTCACCACCCACCGGCCTTCACCGCTGGCGAAGGGAAACCCGCAGCATACCAACCTGGTCGAAATCGAGAAGGTTTAA
- a CDS encoding DUF1161 domain-containing protein codes for MKLSSWLCAALLLSSASALAAPDSCERVKGEIQQKIINNGVPASGFSLAIVPNDQPDQPGAQVVGHCANDTFKIIYTRNGDAAATDSDGQ; via the coding sequence ATGAAACTATCCTCATGGTTGTGCGCGGCCCTGCTGCTGAGTTCGGCATCCGCACTGGCAGCGCCGGACTCCTGCGAGCGGGTAAAAGGCGAGATCCAGCAAAAGATCATCAACAACGGCGTTCCGGCTTCTGGTTTTAGCCTGGCCATTGTACCGAACGATCAGCCTGACCAACCCGGCGCTCAGGTGGTGGGCCACTGCGCTAACGACACCTTCAAGATAATCTATACCCGCAACGGCGACGCGGCGGCCACCGATTCAGACGGGCAATAA
- a CDS encoding YnfC family lipoprotein: MNKLFLLIPAALLLSACDKPSAPAAFTPEMASFSNEFEFDPLRGPVKTFTQILFDDQGEMVKRVRAQVSAEGCFDLLDFTDLENKTGATLVLDANYYLDAQTQEKRLRLQGKCQLAEMPAAGVSWETDDNGFVVTARGKESTSSYRYDSEGYPLGKTTTAKDERFSVVSTPSTDPRKKLDYSAVSVFNDRALGKVNQTCDYDDHDNPIRCEMQVVDESVQPAVTRHYSIKNSIDYY; the protein is encoded by the coding sequence GTGAATAAACTGTTTTTGCTGATCCCGGCGGCGTTGCTGCTCAGCGCCTGCGATAAGCCGTCAGCGCCGGCGGCGTTTACCCCGGAGATGGCCAGTTTTTCCAATGAGTTCGAGTTCGATCCGCTGCGCGGCCCGGTTAAAACCTTTACTCAGATCCTGTTCGACGACCAGGGCGAAATGGTGAAACGGGTGCGTGCCCAGGTGTCGGCAGAAGGCTGTTTTGATCTGCTGGATTTTACCGACCTCGAAAACAAAACCGGCGCGACGCTGGTACTTGACGCGAATTACTATCTGGATGCGCAAACGCAGGAGAAACGCCTGCGGCTGCAGGGGAAATGCCAGCTCGCCGAGATGCCGGCGGCGGGCGTCAGCTGGGAGACCGATGACAACGGCTTTGTGGTGACGGCTCGCGGGAAAGAGAGTACTTCCAGCTATCGCTACGACAGCGAAGGTTATCCGCTGGGCAAAACCACCACCGCGAAAGATGAGCGCTTCAGCGTCGTATCGACGCCATCTACCGATCCGCGTAAAAAGCTTGATTACAGCGCGGTGAGCGTATTTAACGACCGCGCGTTAGGCAAGGTCAATCAAACCTGCGACTATGACGATCACGACAACCCGATCCGCTGCGAGATGCAGGTTGTTGATGAAAGCGTCCAGCCGGCGGTGACGCGACACTACAGCATCAAAAACAGTATCGACTACTACTGA
- the speG gene encoding spermidine N1-acetyltransferase, with protein MSDAPHVKLRPLEREDLRFVHQLDNNASVMRYWFEEPYEAFVELSDLYDKHIHDQSERRFVIECDGEKAGLVELVEINHVHRRAEFQIIISPEYQGKGLATRAAKLAMDYGFTVLNLYKLYLIVDKENEKAIHIYRKLGFMVEGELIHEFFINGEYRNTIRMCLFQHQYLEKHRPQGQTLLKPTAQ; from the coding sequence ATGTCTGACGCCCCTCACGTCAAACTCCGCCCGCTTGAGCGCGAAGACCTACGCTTCGTCCACCAGCTTGATAATAACGCCAGCGTAATGCGTTACTGGTTTGAAGAACCTTACGAGGCCTTCGTCGAACTCTCTGACCTTTACGACAAACACATTCACGATCAAAGTGAACGCCGTTTCGTTATCGAATGCGATGGCGAAAAAGCCGGGCTGGTTGAACTGGTGGAGATAAACCACGTTCACCGTCGCGCCGAGTTCCAGATTATCATCTCCCCGGAATATCAGGGCAAAGGGCTGGCGACGCGCGCCGCTAAGCTGGCAATGGACTACGGCTTTACCGTTCTCAATTTGTATAAGCTGTATCTGATTGTTGATAAAGAAAACGAAAAAGCGATCCATATCTACCGCAAACTCGGTTTCATGGTCGAAGGCGAGCTGATTCACGAGTTCTTTATCAACGGCGAATACCGCAATACCATTCGCATGTGCCTGTTCCAGCATCAGTACCTTGAGAAACATCGTCCTCAAGGCCAGACGCTACTCAAGCCCACCGCTCAGTAG
- a CDS encoding DUF1283 family protein, with the protein MKMTRNKRWCLTALLAASAMVYTASSFAQTDKLVIESGDSAQSRQQAAMEKEQWNDTRSLRQKVNKRAEKEWDKTDVAFDAQDNCQKSANVNAYWEPNTLRCLDRRTGRVITP; encoded by the coding sequence ATGAAAATGACACGCAATAAACGCTGGTGCCTGACCGCCCTGCTGGCGGCAAGCGCAATGGTCTATACCGCTTCGTCCTTCGCGCAAACCGACAAACTGGTGATCGAGTCCGGCGACAGCGCGCAGAGCCGTCAGCAAGCCGCAATGGAAAAAGAGCAGTGGAACGATACCCGCTCGCTACGGCAGAAGGTGAATAAACGCGCGGAGAAAGAGTGGGACAAAACCGACGTCGCCTTCGATGCGCAGGATAACTGCCAGAAGAGCGCCAACGTCAACGCCTACTGGGAACCTAACACCCTGCGCTGTCTTGACCGCCGTACCGGTCGCGTTATTACGCCATAA
- a CDS encoding MFS transporter, producing the protein MATQTLASEAGAKPVRIGRVQKVTLTLLFIAGIVNFLDRSSLSVAGEAIRGDLGLSATEFGVLLSAFSLSYGFAQLPSGILLDRFGPRIVLGAGLIFWSLMQALTGVVNSFSHFILLRIGLGIGEAPFMPAGVKSITDWYVQKERGTAVGIFNSSTVLGQAIAPPALVLMQIAWGWRTMFVVIGLAGIVVGLCWYAWYRNRAQFDLQQEERQYLAAPEKARPTLVFSEWLALFKRRTTWGMILGFSGVNYTGWLYIAWLPGYLQAQQGLSLAKTGWVAAIPFLAAAVGMWVNGLVVDALARRGYDLAKTRKTAIVVGLTLSALGTLLVVQSNSPTQAVAFISMALFCVHFAGTSAWGLVQVMVSENKVASVAAIQNFGSFVFASFAPVVTGWVVDTTHSFNLALVIAACVTFAGALCYFFIVKDRIN; encoded by the coding sequence ATGGCTACACAAACCCTTGCCAGCGAAGCTGGCGCCAAACCCGTGCGCATTGGCCGGGTGCAAAAAGTCACCCTGACGCTGCTGTTTATCGCCGGTATCGTCAACTTCCTCGATCGTTCGTCATTAAGCGTCGCCGGTGAGGCTATTCGCGGCGATCTCGGGCTCAGCGCGACCGAATTTGGCGTACTGCTCTCCGCCTTCTCGCTATCATATGGTTTCGCGCAGCTGCCCTCGGGGATTTTGCTCGACCGCTTCGGCCCGCGGATCGTATTGGGGGCGGGGCTGATTTTCTGGTCGCTGATGCAGGCGCTGACCGGGGTAGTGAACTCCTTTAGCCATTTTATTTTACTGCGCATTGGCCTCGGAATTGGCGAAGCGCCGTTTATGCCGGCGGGGGTAAAATCCATTACCGACTGGTACGTACAAAAAGAGCGCGGCACCGCGGTCGGCATTTTTAACTCGTCAACGGTGCTTGGCCAGGCGATTGCGCCGCCAGCGCTGGTGCTGATGCAGATAGCCTGGGGCTGGCGCACCATGTTCGTGGTTATCGGCCTTGCGGGGATCGTTGTGGGCCTGTGCTGGTACGCGTGGTATCGCAACCGCGCGCAATTCGATCTGCAGCAGGAGGAGCGCCAGTATCTGGCGGCGCCGGAAAAAGCGCGCCCAACGCTGGTATTCAGCGAGTGGCTGGCGTTGTTCAAACGGCGCACCACCTGGGGCATGATTTTAGGCTTCTCCGGGGTTAACTATACCGGCTGGCTGTATATCGCGTGGCTGCCGGGTTATCTGCAGGCGCAGCAGGGATTGAGCCTTGCGAAAACCGGCTGGGTGGCGGCGATCCCGTTCCTGGCCGCGGCGGTGGGCATGTGGGTCAATGGGCTGGTGGTCGATGCGCTGGCGCGCCGCGGTTACGATCTGGCAAAAACGCGCAAAACGGCCATTGTGGTTGGCCTGACGCTTTCTGCGCTCGGCACGCTGCTGGTGGTGCAATCAAACTCGCCGACCCAGGCGGTGGCGTTTATCTCCATGGCACTATTCTGCGTCCACTTTGCCGGGACCTCGGCCTGGGGGCTGGTACAGGTGATGGTCAGCGAGAATAAAGTCGCGTCGGTGGCGGCGATTCAGAACTTCGGCAGCTTTGTTTTCGCCTCTTTTGCACCGGTCGTCACCGGTTGGGTGGTGGATACCACGCACTCCTTCAACCTGGCCTTGGTTATCGCCGCCTGCGTGACCTTTGCCGGCGCGCTGTGTTATTTCTTCATCGTAAAAGACCGCATCAATTAA
- the manD gene encoding D-mannonate dehydratase ManD, translating to MKIVAADVFVTCPGRNFVTLKITTDEGIVGLGDATLNGRELSVASYLKDHLCPQLIGRDAHRIEDIWQFFYKGAYWRRGPVTMSAISAVDMALWDIKAKAAGMPLYQLLGGASREGVMVYCHTTGHSIDEVLDDYARHQEMGFKAIRVQCGIPGMKTTYGMAKGKGQAYEPATKGVWPEEQLWSTEKYLHFTPRLFAAVRERFGFNEHLLHDMHHRLTPIEAARFGKSIEEYRLFWMEDPTPAENQACFRLIRQHTVTPIAVGEVFNSIWDCKQLIEEQLIDYIRTTITHAGGISGMRRIADFASLYQVRTGSHGPSDLSPVCMAAALHFDLWVPNFGVQEYMGYSEQMLEVFPHSWRFDNGYMHPGDKPGLGIEFDEKLAAKYPYEPACLPVARLEDGTLWNW from the coding sequence ATGAAGATCGTTGCCGCCGACGTGTTCGTTACCTGTCCAGGGCGTAACTTCGTCACCTTAAAAATCACCACCGATGAAGGGATTGTCGGCCTCGGTGATGCCACGCTAAACGGCCGTGAATTGTCGGTCGCCTCATACCTGAAAGATCACCTTTGTCCGCAGCTGATTGGCCGTGATGCTCACCGCATCGAAGATATCTGGCAGTTCTTCTACAAAGGCGCTTACTGGCGCCGCGGCCCGGTGACCATGTCGGCGATTTCCGCCGTTGATATGGCGCTGTGGGATATCAAAGCCAAAGCCGCCGGAATGCCGCTTTACCAACTGCTGGGCGGCGCCTCGCGCGAAGGGGTGATGGTCTACTGCCACACCACCGGTCATTCCATTGATGAAGTGCTGGACGACTACGCCCGCCATCAGGAAATGGGTTTTAAGGCGATCCGCGTGCAGTGCGGTATTCCGGGGATGAAAACCACCTACGGCATGGCCAAGGGCAAAGGTCAGGCATACGAGCCGGCGACCAAAGGCGTGTGGCCGGAAGAACAGCTGTGGTCAACGGAAAAATATCTCCATTTTACCCCGCGGCTGTTTGCCGCCGTGCGCGAAAGATTTGGCTTTAACGAGCACCTGCTACACGACATGCACCATCGCCTGACGCCGATCGAGGCGGCGCGCTTTGGTAAAAGCATTGAGGAGTATCGCCTGTTCTGGATGGAAGATCCGACCCCGGCAGAGAATCAGGCGTGCTTCCGCTTAATCCGCCAGCATACCGTCACGCCGATTGCCGTCGGCGAAGTCTTTAATAGCATCTGGGATTGCAAACAGCTGATTGAAGAGCAGCTCATTGATTATATCCGCACCACCATTACCCACGCTGGCGGGATCAGCGGAATGCGGCGCATCGCCGATTTTGCTTCGTTGTACCAGGTACGCACCGGTTCTCACGGGCCGTCAGATCTCTCTCCGGTATGTATGGCGGCGGCGCTGCATTTCGACCTGTGGGTGCCAAATTTCGGTGTACAGGAGTACATGGGCTATTCCGAACAGATGCTGGAGGTCTTCCCGCATAGCTGGCGTTTTGACAATGGCTATATGCATCCGGGCGATAAACCGGGGCTGGGCATCGAATTCGACGAGAAGCTGGCGGCGAAATATCCCTATGAACCCGCCTGTCTGCCGGTGGCGCGCCTCGAAGATGGCACGCTGTGGAATTGGTAA
- a CDS encoding Zn-dependent oxidoreductase has translation MKSIVIQQPNALAIEERPLPQPGNGEVRVKVKLAGICGSDSHIYRGHNPFAKYPRVIGHEFFGVIDAVGEGVTDKVVGQRVTVDPVISCGHCYPCSVGKPNVCASLVVLGVHRDGGFSEYAVVPAKNAWPVPENVSDHHAVMVEPFTIAANVTGQAKPREQDIALVYGAGPMGLTTIQVLKRVYNVRQVIVADQIPERLQMAQQNGADLTINNKEQPLAQALEAQGIRPTLIIDAACHPAIFAEAIALASPAGRIVLMGFSTEPSMVAQQGITGKELTIYSSRLNANKFPLVLEWLANGLINPERLITHQFAFEDVVDAMTLFEEDRKHCCKVLLTFNA, from the coding sequence ATGAAAAGTATTGTTATCCAACAGCCAAACGCGCTGGCGATTGAAGAACGGCCGCTGCCGCAGCCGGGAAATGGAGAAGTGCGGGTAAAGGTGAAACTGGCGGGAATTTGCGGCTCAGATAGCCACATCTATCGTGGACATAACCCGTTCGCCAAATATCCCCGGGTCATCGGCCACGAGTTTTTCGGCGTGATTGATGCCGTGGGCGAGGGGGTGACGGATAAAGTCGTGGGCCAGCGGGTGACGGTTGATCCGGTTATCAGCTGCGGCCACTGTTATCCCTGTTCGGTCGGTAAGCCCAACGTCTGCGCTTCGCTGGTGGTGCTGGGCGTCCATCGCGATGGCGGTTTTAGCGAATACGCGGTGGTACCGGCCAAAAATGCCTGGCCGGTGCCGGAGAACGTGAGCGACCATCATGCGGTAATGGTTGAGCCCTTTACCATTGCGGCGAATGTCACCGGGCAGGCTAAACCACGCGAACAGGATATCGCGCTGGTCTACGGTGCTGGGCCGATGGGGCTGACCACCATTCAGGTGCTCAAGCGCGTCTATAACGTGCGGCAGGTCATCGTTGCCGATCAGATCCCCGAGCGGCTGCAGATGGCGCAGCAAAACGGCGCCGACTTGACCATCAATAATAAGGAACAGCCGCTGGCGCAGGCGCTGGAAGCGCAGGGTATCCGGCCGACGCTGATTATCGACGCCGCCTGCCATCCGGCGATTTTCGCAGAGGCCATCGCACTGGCCTCGCCGGCGGGCAGGATCGTATTGATGGGCTTTTCTACCGAACCTTCAATGGTGGCGCAGCAGGGGATCACCGGCAAAGAGCTCACTATTTATTCTTCCAGACTCAATGCCAATAAATTCCCGCTGGTTCTTGAATGGTTGGCAAACGGATTAATAAATCCGGAGCGGCTCATCACCCATCAGTTTGCCTTTGAGGATGTTGTCGATGCCATGACGTTATTTGAAGAAGATCGCAAGCATTGTTGTAAGGTGTTATTAACCTTCAACGCATAA
- a CDS encoding MFS transporter: MTTAKKERSTSDLIRAAVSGWLGTALEFMDFQLYSLGAALVFHEIFFPEQSAAMALILAMGTYGAGYIARIVGAFIFGKMGDRIGRKKVLFITITMMGICTTLIGVLPTYAQIGIFAPVLLVTLRIIQGLGAGAEISGAGTMLAEYAPKGKRGIISSLVAMGTNCGTLSATAIWAIMFFLLDREQLIAWGWRIPFLASVVVMIFAIWLRLNLKESPVFEQVNEADEIQAKAAAAQNTFGAMLKSKSFWLATGLRFGQAGNSGLLQTFLAGYLVQTLLFDKAIPTDALMISSVIGFITIPLLGWLSDKVGRRLPYIIVNISAIILAWPMLAIIVDKSYSASTIMLSLIVIHNVAVLGLFALENITMAEMFGSRNRFTRMAISKEAGGLVAVGFGPVLAGIFCNVTGSWWPIVAMLVCYSAIGLISSLLMPEVCDRDLSLDHDAADAGTRQALNANGQYAKS, from the coding sequence ATGACGACAGCTAAAAAAGAGAGAAGCACCTCGGATCTAATTCGCGCCGCGGTATCCGGTTGGCTTGGCACGGCACTGGAGTTTATGGATTTTCAGCTTTATTCTTTAGGCGCCGCGCTGGTCTTTCATGAAATATTTTTCCCGGAGCAGTCGGCGGCTATGGCGCTGATATTAGCGATGGGAACCTATGGCGCAGGATATATTGCGCGGATCGTTGGCGCTTTCATATTTGGTAAAATGGGGGACCGCATCGGGCGTAAAAAGGTTCTGTTTATTACCATCACCATGATGGGAATTTGTACCACGTTGATCGGCGTTTTACCTACCTACGCGCAGATTGGCATTTTTGCACCGGTGTTACTGGTGACCCTGCGTATTATCCAGGGGCTGGGGGCGGGCGCCGAAATTTCTGGCGCCGGTACCATGCTGGCGGAGTATGCGCCAAAAGGCAAACGCGGCATCATCTCTTCTCTGGTGGCGATGGGCACCAACTGCGGGACGCTGAGCGCCACGGCCATCTGGGCGATAATGTTCTTCCTGCTCGATCGCGAACAACTCATCGCCTGGGGCTGGCGTATTCCGTTCCTCGCGAGCGTCGTGGTAATGATCTTTGCTATCTGGCTGCGTTTGAATCTGAAAGAAAGCCCGGTATTTGAACAGGTCAACGAAGCCGATGAAATTCAGGCTAAAGCCGCCGCCGCGCAAAACACGTTCGGTGCGATGTTAAAAAGTAAATCATTCTGGCTGGCGACCGGTTTACGCTTTGGACAGGCCGGTAATTCCGGTTTGTTGCAAACATTTCTCGCGGGATATCTGGTACAGACTCTATTATTTGATAAAGCGATTCCGACCGATGCCTTAATGATTAGCTCAGTGATTGGTTTTATTACTATTCCGCTGTTAGGTTGGTTGTCAGATAAAGTTGGGCGCCGTTTGCCTTATATTATCGTGAATATTTCGGCCATTATTCTGGCCTGGCCGATGCTGGCCATTATTGTCGATAAAAGCTATAGCGCCAGCACAATTATGCTATCGCTGATTGTCATTCATAACGTGGCGGTGCTGGGCTTGTTCGCGCTGGAAAATATTACTATGGCGGAAATGTTCGGATCGCGTAATCGTTTCACCAGAATGGCTATCTCAAAAGAGGCCGGCGGTCTGGTGGCGGTGGGATTCGGGCCGGTGCTGGCCGGTATCTTCTGTAACGTAACCGGTTCGTGGTGGCCGATTGTCGCGATGCTGGTCTGCTATTCAGCTATCGGTCTCATCTCGTCCTTGCTGATGCCGGAAGTGTGCGACCGTGACCTGAGTCTGGACCACGATGCGGCGGACGCCGGTACGCGCCAGGCGCTAAACGCGAATGGCCAATACGCGAAATCCTAA
- a CDS encoding mannitol dehydrogenase family protein: MENTLLNARATLPSYDRSKLVSRIVHLGFGAFHRAHQAVYADILAAEHGSDWGYTEVNLIGGEQQIADLQQQDLLYTVAEMSADAWTARVVGVVKQAMHAQVDGLESVLEKMCEPQVAIVSLTITEKGYCHSPATGQLQLDNPLIAADLQTPHQPKSAPGVVVEALARRRAAGLPAFSVMSCDNMPENGHVMRNVVCAYARAVDDELAQWIEQNVTFPSTMVDRIVPAVTADTLDKIEQLTGVRDPAGVACEPFRQWVIEDNFVAGRPQWEKAGAELVTDVVPFEEMKLRMLNGSHSFLAYLGYLAGYQHINDCMQDDNYRRAAQALMLQEQAPTLKVQGVDLARYAGLLIERYSNPALKHRTWQIAMDGSQKLPQRMLDSVRWHLAHHSDFSLLALGIAGWMRYVSGVDDQGQAIEISDPLLPVIQQAVQGSKEGSERVQALLGIKAIFGDSLPQEARFVDAVTAAYLSLQIHGAKATVAEWAKAQ, encoded by the coding sequence ATGGAAAACACGCTTTTAAACGCCAGGGCAACGCTTCCTTCTTACGATCGCAGCAAGCTGGTTTCTCGCATCGTTCATCTCGGTTTTGGGGCTTTTCACCGCGCCCATCAGGCGGTGTATGCCGATATCCTTGCTGCCGAACACGGCAGCGACTGGGGCTATACCGAAGTGAACCTTATTGGCGGCGAGCAGCAGATTGCCGATTTGCAACAGCAGGACTTGCTCTATACGGTGGCTGAAATGTCCGCCGATGCCTGGACCGCGCGCGTCGTCGGCGTGGTGAAGCAGGCGATGCATGCGCAGGTCGATGGCCTGGAAAGCGTGTTGGAGAAAATGTGCGAACCGCAGGTGGCGATTGTCTCGCTGACTATCACCGAAAAAGGCTACTGCCACTCTCCGGCCACCGGCCAGCTGCAGCTCGATAACCCGCTGATTGCCGCCGATCTGCAAACTCCACACCAGCCGAAATCGGCGCCGGGCGTGGTGGTAGAAGCGCTGGCGCGCCGTCGCGCCGCCGGTCTACCGGCTTTCAGCGTGATGTCCTGCGATAATATGCCGGAAAACGGCCACGTAATGCGCAACGTAGTTTGTGCGTATGCCCGCGCCGTTGATGACGAACTGGCGCAGTGGATTGAGCAGAACGTGACGTTCCCTTCCACAATGGTCGACCGCATCGTTCCGGCCGTGACCGCAGATACGCTGGATAAAATTGAACAACTCACCGGGGTGCGCGATCCGGCTGGTGTGGCCTGTGAACCGTTCCGCCAGTGGGTTATCGAAGATAACTTCGTGGCTGGTCGTCCGCAGTGGGAGAAAGCCGGTGCGGAGCTGGTCACTGACGTGGTGCCGTTTGAAGAGATGAAGCTGCGTATGCTCAACGGCAGCCACTCGTTCCTTGCTTATCTGGGCTATCTCGCCGGTTATCAGCATATCAATGATTGCATGCAGGATGATAACTACCGCCGCGCCGCGCAGGCGTTAATGTTGCAAGAGCAAGCGCCGACGCTAAAAGTACAGGGCGTCGATCTGGCGCGTTATGCCGGTTTGCTTATTGAGCGTTATAGCAATCCGGCGCTTAAGCATCGCACCTGGCAGATTGCGATGGACGGTAGTCAGAAACTCCCGCAGCGTATGCTTGATTCCGTGCGCTGGCACCTGGCGCATCACAGTGATTTCAGCCTGCTGGCGCTGGGTATTGCCGGCTGGATGCGCTACGTGAGCGGCGTCGATGATCAGGGGCAGGCGATTGAAATCAGCGATCCGCTGCTGCCGGTAATTCAACAGGCGGTGCAGGGCAGTAAAGAGGGTAGCGAACGCGTGCAGGCGCTGCTGGGTATTAAGGCCATTTTCGGCGATAGCCTGCCGCAGGAAGCGCGTTTTGTCGATGCGGTGACGGCGGCGTATCTCTCTTTACAGATTCACGGCGCGAAGGCGACCGTTGCCGAATGGGCTAAAGCCCAGTAA